A genomic segment from Pseudoduganella chitinolytica encodes:
- a CDS encoding thiopeptide-type bacteriocin — protein MQNAETTVDLDIDFDFEILETTEATAMEEMGASSTICAGSTCSKQAVMLARGC, from the coding sequence ATGCAAAACGCTGAAACCACCGTCGACCTGGACATCGACTTCGATTTCGAAATCCTGGAAACCACCGAAGCGACCGCCATGGAAGAAATGGGCGCTTCCTCGACCATCTGCGCCGGTTCGACCTGCAGCAAGCAGGCGGTCATGCTGGCACGCGGCTGCTGA
- a CDS encoding thiol:disulfide interchange protein DsbA/DsbL produces the protein MQLSKRHFLLAAGALVGTAVLLNVASAPADEARPYLVLDAPTPPPGPVEVIEFFWYSCPHCYHFEPALRDWVVRQGDGIVFRRVPVGMRVQQLPQQRMYYVMQALEMGEPASAALFRQIHEGQQHLDTEAALAGFAAKAGIAPQRFQAAWRSAAVQRQVDAATRLHTSMQVASVPAVVIGGRYLTSPAMLSATMPMWNQTAAMGHAATLRTMDTLLARARQDRVAQ, from the coding sequence ATGCAACTTTCGAAAAGGCACTTTTTGCTGGCGGCCGGCGCCCTCGTCGGCACGGCCGTCCTGTTGAACGTCGCCAGCGCGCCGGCGGACGAGGCTCGCCCCTACCTGGTCCTGGATGCGCCCACGCCGCCGCCCGGCCCCGTCGAGGTCATCGAGTTCTTCTGGTACAGCTGTCCGCACTGTTATCACTTCGAGCCGGCGCTGCGCGACTGGGTGGTGCGCCAGGGCGACGGCATCGTGTTCCGCCGCGTGCCCGTCGGCATGCGCGTGCAGCAGTTGCCACAGCAACGCATGTACTACGTGATGCAGGCGCTGGAGATGGGCGAACCGGCCAGCGCGGCGTTGTTCCGCCAGATCCACGAAGGCCAGCAGCACCTCGATACCGAGGCTGCGCTGGCCGGCTTTGCGGCCAAGGCAGGCATCGCGCCGCAGCGCTTCCAGGCCGCCTGGCGATCCGCCGCCGTGCAGCGGCAGGTCGATGCCGCCACGCGCCTGCACACGTCGATGCAGGTGGCCAGCGTGCCGGCCGTCGTGATCGGCGGGCGCTACCTCACGTCCCCGGCAATGCTGAGCGCAACGATGCCGATGTGGAACCAGACGGCCGCGATGGGCCATGCGGCCACGCTGCGGACCATGGACACCCTGCTGGCGCGCGCCCGCCAGGACCGCGTCGCGCAATGA
- a CDS encoding efflux RND transporter periplasmic adaptor subunit has product MNAPRESIDITGAGMDVRRDRPHRAWQPWAAAAAALALLAALGWSLAPRGLRVAADSVRVATVQRGVFTDDVIVRANAEALNQVLLDAVESGRVEEVYVRDGAQVRKGDLLFRLSNSQRRMELLQRESEQAQQLSNLANLQVTFQVARNQHDDRLADLRFDVTQADKQYRRNRELAARGFISVVALDESADKLEQARQKLRTQQHGGSAEFAVRDQAMGTMLGAIRRLESGMRLAHATIDGLALRAPASGRLADFDLQVGQAVRADQRVGRIDDAQFKLMAQIDEYYLNRVAPGRRGIATLDGVDYAVEVSRVYRQVKERRFSAELLFLRQPATLQPGMSVDVRLTLGEPQQALVLPAGAYLNDAGGAWVYALSADGRVASRRAVQTGRRNAHQVEVLGGLAAGERVIVSAYAPYGQAERLRLQQ; this is encoded by the coding sequence ATGAATGCACCTCGCGAATCGATCGATATCACGGGCGCCGGCATGGACGTGCGCCGCGACCGGCCGCACCGCGCCTGGCAGCCCTGGGCCGCCGCTGCCGCCGCCCTCGCCCTGCTGGCGGCGCTGGGCTGGAGCCTGGCGCCGCGCGGACTGCGCGTGGCCGCCGACAGCGTACGAGTGGCCACCGTGCAGCGCGGCGTGTTCACGGACGACGTCATCGTCCGCGCCAATGCCGAGGCATTGAACCAGGTGCTGCTGGATGCCGTCGAAAGCGGCCGCGTGGAGGAGGTCTACGTGCGCGATGGTGCGCAGGTGCGCAAGGGCGACCTGCTGTTCCGGCTGTCGAACTCACAACGCCGCATGGAACTGCTGCAGCGCGAGTCCGAACAGGCGCAGCAGCTGTCGAACCTGGCCAACCTGCAGGTGACGTTCCAGGTCGCGCGCAACCAGCACGACGACCGCCTGGCCGACTTGCGCTTCGACGTCACCCAGGCGGACAAGCAGTATCGCCGCAACCGTGAACTGGCGGCGCGGGGCTTCATCTCGGTCGTGGCGCTGGACGAATCGGCCGACAAGCTGGAACAGGCACGCCAGAAGCTGCGCACGCAGCAGCATGGCGGCAGTGCGGAGTTCGCCGTGCGCGACCAGGCCATGGGGACGATGCTGGGGGCCATCCGCCGGCTCGAGTCGGGCATGCGGCTGGCCCATGCCACCATCGACGGCCTGGCCCTGCGCGCACCGGCCAGCGGCCGCCTGGCCGACTTCGACCTGCAGGTCGGCCAGGCGGTGCGCGCCGACCAGCGCGTGGGCCGCATCGACGACGCCCAGTTCAAGCTGATGGCGCAGATCGACGAGTACTACCTGAACCGCGTGGCGCCGGGACGGCGTGGCATCGCGACGCTGGATGGGGTCGACTATGCGGTGGAGGTCAGCCGGGTCTACCGCCAGGTCAAGGAGCGCCGCTTCAGCGCCGAACTGCTGTTCCTGCGCCAGCCGGCCACCCTGCAACCGGGCATGAGCGTGGACGTGCGGCTGACGCTGGGCGAGCCCCAGCAGGCGCTCGTGCTGCCGGCCGGCGCCTACCTGAACGACGCCGGGGGCGCCTGGGTCTATGCGCTGTCCGCCGACGGCCGCGTGGCAAGCCGGCGCGCCGTGCAGACCGGGCGCCGCAACGCGCACCAGGTCGAAGTACTGGGCGGCCTTGCCGCCGGCGAACGCGTCATCGTGTCGGCATACGCGCCATACGGCCAGGCCGAACGCCTGCGACTGCAGCAGTGA
- a CDS encoding ABC transporter ATP-binding protein gives MIRLSRLSKVYATDEVLTTALCDIDLSIETGDFVAITGPSGCGKSTLLSLLGFLDVPDSGEYWFKGSNVAGLPEPQLNAMRRGGVGFIFQNFNLIDELTVYENIELALKYSGKPVHERRQRIEAVLEKLGVLHRRNHRPSQLSGGQQQRVAIARALVAEPSLLLADEPTGNLDSAHGEEVMQILDSINAEGTTIVMVTHSPEHAARARRTVRLHDGRIQPTLN, from the coding sequence ATGATCAGATTGTCCCGCCTGAGCAAGGTCTACGCCACCGACGAGGTGCTGACGACCGCGCTGTGCGACATCGACCTGTCGATCGAGACGGGCGACTTCGTCGCCATCACCGGGCCTTCGGGCTGCGGTAAATCCACGTTACTCAGCCTGCTCGGCTTCCTCGACGTGCCCGATTCGGGCGAGTACTGGTTCAAGGGCAGCAACGTGGCCGGATTGCCGGAACCGCAGCTGAACGCCATGCGGCGCGGCGGCGTGGGCTTCATCTTCCAGAACTTCAACCTGATCGACGAGCTGACCGTCTACGAGAACATCGAACTGGCGTTGAAGTATTCGGGCAAGCCGGTGCACGAGCGGCGTCAACGCATCGAGGCCGTGCTGGAGAAGCTGGGGGTACTGCATCGGCGCAACCACCGGCCATCGCAGCTTTCGGGCGGACAACAGCAGCGCGTGGCCATCGCGCGCGCGCTGGTGGCCGAACCGAGCCTGTTGCTGGCGGACGAACCGACGGGGAACCTGGACTCGGCACACGGCGAGGAAGTGATGCAGATCCTCGACAGCATCAATGCCGAGGGCACGACCATCGTGATGGTGACGCACTCGCCGGAACATGCGGCGCGGGCGCGGCGCACCGTGCGGCTGCACGACGGCCGCATCCAGCCGACGCTGAACTGA